One genomic region from Cucumis melo cultivar AY chromosome 9, USDA_Cmelo_AY_1.0, whole genome shotgun sequence encodes:
- the LOC103498043 gene encoding uncharacterized protein LOC103498043, producing the protein MEIFPPSFWDFIYLWEPSAALFLSLCVQLVLVPMGLKRKHSSSQFLRFFLLIAYSFSDWIANFSFVMLVERYGTGCYDDFTDPNYIIRAFLAHFLLLHLGGFDTITAYSMEDNELWLRTLLSLLAVLAASIYIFLQALLPTSLNYVSIPVIIAGIIKNCEKIWALRSASAERLRDFLAVSTPSPITTHNEEEVQDFEMLHIAYYFFNRDKRLFVGLGPTSYDLQQNRLCYYEKFQSNSAFKIIELELGFMYDFFYTKASINHSLCGRLFRLTTFSSLFIAILTYCLIDKQEYPSTYVNLIFLLFFGALSIEIYSLFLILFSDWNVIWLLTTQSPSNPLPRLALKLISLCGWSFKKRRCSNSISQYNLISHCLKQKNDDSYYCKFHNTKTMAAFSVQRPISNNLEAHIFQQLKKKLVLNQEYDSGYNEIGWSLKLDLDQSILLWHIATDFCYYSSPKFKESEEYSESCIPPQDSISLSNFLAYFIVHHPSLFPSRMSQIRHKATSEDVLELLQDKKLGRCNSNMLKNLELKIEVVKEERKESMVLDACRLAGILEKLEQSQKWEIIGNVWVELLGRISCEFEWYDHAKHLTQGGNLVTRVWILMHHLGCVKPNDVFTMHMQEDQQDTTPLLGHDIVADYVVEQMLNVIFNNIVSSL; encoded by the coding sequence ATGGAAATATTTCCACCTTCTTTTTGGGATTTCATCTACCTATGGGAACCTTCAGCTGCTCTGTTTCTAAGTTTATGTGTGCAGCTGGTTCTTGTTCCGATGGGGTTAAAAAGAAAGCACAGCTCAAGCCAATTCCTTCGTTTCTTTCTCTTAATTGCATACTCCTTTTCTGATTGGATTGCCAATTTTTCATTCGTCATGCTTGTTGAAAGATATGGTACCGGCTGCTATGACGATTTCACCGACCCCAACTACATCATTAGAGCATTCTTAGCTCATTTTTTACTACTTCATTTAGGTGGCTTTGACACTATCACTGCCTATTCAATGGAAGACAATGAATTATGGCTTAGAACCCTTCTTTCCTTGCTTGCCGTACTTGCTGCTTCAATTTACATCTTCTTGCAAGCCCTGCTACCAACTTCTCTAAATTATGTTTCCATTCCTGTTATTATTGCTGGGATAATCAAGAATTGTGAGAAGATATGGGCTTTGAGATCCGCTTCCGCTGAACGCTTGCGAGATTTTCTCGCCGTTTCAACTCCTTCTCCAATCACCACCCATAATGAAGAGGAGGTGCAGGATTTTGAGATGCTGCACATTGCTTACTACTTTTTCAACAGAGACAAACGGTTGTTTGTAGGTTTAGGTCCGACCTCTTATGATCTTCAACAAAATCGCCTTTGCTATTACGAAAAATTCCAATCTAACTCTGCTTTCAAAATCATTGAGCTTGAGCTTGGATTCATGTATGATTTCTTCTACACAAAAGCCTCCATCAACCATTCTCTTTGTGGACGTCTTTTTCGCCTCACTaccttttcttctcttttcatcGCTATTCTCACCTACTGCCTGATTGATAAGCAGGAATATCCTTCAACCTATGTGAATCTCATATTTCTCCTCTTCTTTGGAGCTTTGAGTATTGAAATCTATTcactttttttaattctattctCTGATTGGAATGTAATCTGGTTATTGACCACTCAATCCCCTTCCAATCCCCTGCCTCGTCTTGCTTTAAAACTAATCTCTCTTTGTGGATGGTCTTTCAAGAAAAGAAGATGCTCCAATTCTATTTCTCAGTACAATCTAATCTCTCATTGTTTGAAACAGAAAAATGATGATAGCTATTATTGCAAATTCCACAACACCAAAACCATGGCAGCATTTTCAGTACAACGTCCCATCTCTAATAACCTTGAAGCACATATCTTCCAACAACTAAAGAAAAAGTTGGTACTTAACCAAGAGTATGATAGTGGTTATAATGAAATTGGTTGGAGCCTAAAATTAGATTTGGACCAATCCATCCTCCTCTGGCATATCGCTACCGATTTTTGCTATTATTCTTCGCCAAAATTCAAAGAAAGTGAAGAATATTCAGAGTCCTGTATTCCACCCCAAGATAGCATATCGCTGTCTAACTTTTTGGCTTACTTTATAGTGCACCATCCTTCTTTATTTCCCAGTAGAATGAGTCAAATAAGGCATAAGGCTACTAGTGAAGATGTGCTTGAATTATTGCAAGACAAGAAATTAGGTAGGTGTAATAGTAATATGTTGAAGAATTTGGAGTTGAAGATTGAGGTTGTTAAAGAAGAGAGAAAGGAGTCCATGGTTTTGGATGCTTGTCGTCTTGCAGGGATTCTTGAAAAGTTAGAACAGTCACAGAAATGGGAAATAATAGGGAATGTGTGGGTGGAATTGCTTGGACGTATTTCATGTGAATTTGAATGGTATGATCATGCTAAACATCTTACACAAGGGGGAAATTTGGTAACTCGTGTCTGGATTTTGATGCATCATCTTGGATGTGTCAAACCAAATGACGTTTTCACTATGCATATGCAAGAAGATCAACAAGATACAACACCACTTCTAGGCCATGACATTGTAGCAGATTATGTGGTGGAACAAATGTTAAATGTTATATTCAATAATATTGTTTCTTCCctctaa